The following are encoded in a window of Kaistia algarum genomic DNA:
- a CDS encoding DUF2059 domain-containing protein, whose amino-acid sequence MKLVRLAVVLFFTASALPAAHAVEPTIDEKVEYLLKGCATTDSEALFAAMAPSLKRDLSGQPPEAAARMLEIAKGLVALDFPDFRSKYLTFYRATFSDAEISAMYEFYTSPIGRQIVDKNKRVTAFESQAIADHFKGFSGKMWSAWAKDAELQAILRKPKNKS is encoded by the coding sequence ATGAAGCTCGTCAGACTGGCCGTTGTTCTGTTCTTCACGGCGAGCGCGCTGCCGGCCGCTCATGCAGTCGAGCCGACGATCGACGAGAAGGTGGAATATCTCTTGAAGGGTTGCGCGACGACCGACAGTGAAGCCCTCTTTGCCGCGATGGCTCCAAGTCTCAAAAGAGATCTAAGCGGGCAACCGCCAGAAGCTGCGGCTCGGATGCTTGAAATTGCAAAGGGCCTGGTCGCCCTCGACTTTCCTGACTTCCGATCCAAATATCTGACGTTCTATCGCGCGACGTTCAGCGATGCCGAGATTTCGGCCATGTACGAGTTCTACACGTCACCGATTGGCCGCCAGATCGTTGACAAGAACAAGCGAGTGACGGCCTTCGAGAGTCAGGCAATAGCGGATCACTTCAAAGGCTTTTCGGGCAAGATGTGGTCAGCCTGGGCAAAGGACGCGGAACTTCAGGCCATCTTGAGGAAGCCGAAGAACAAATCATAG
- a CDS encoding phage major tail protein, TP901-1 family produces the protein MTAQKGKDPLLKIDTSGAGSFATVAGLRTRRIAFNAETVDITDTDSAGRWRELLAGAGVRRASISGAGIFRDQASDAAMRTVFFDGLIRDYQLVVPDFGTLQGAFQITALDYAGEHDGAITYEIALESAGPISFTAA, from the coding sequence ATGACCGCACAGAAGGGCAAGGACCCTCTTCTGAAGATCGACACCAGCGGCGCCGGCTCATTCGCCACCGTCGCCGGGCTCCGCACCCGCCGTATCGCCTTCAATGCCGAGACGGTGGATATCACCGACACCGATTCCGCCGGCCGCTGGCGCGAGCTTCTGGCCGGCGCGGGCGTGCGCCGCGCCTCGATCTCCGGCGCCGGCATCTTCCGCGACCAGGCGAGCGACGCCGCCATGCGCACCGTTTTCTTCGACGGTTTGATCCGCGACTACCAGCTCGTCGTGCCGGATTTCGGCACGCTGCAGGGGGCGTTCCAGATCACGGCGCTCGATTATGCCGGCGAGCATGACGGCGCGATCACCTATGAGATCGCGCTCGAATCCGCCGGCCCCATCAGCTTCACGGCCGCCTGA
- a CDS encoding phage tail tape measure protein yields MPTVVDELSVTISADTTAFRASLDDLSKRANSFSFAITSAFSSAVIGGKDLDDVLKNLALRFSTIALNAALKPLESGIGGVLSSVLSSFGVSGFAKGGIVPFASGGVVASPTYFPLGRGLGLMGEAGAEAVMPLSRGPDGRLGVAGGGQAGVTVNVAIQTQDAASFRKSEAQVAATLARAVGRGRRGL; encoded by the coding sequence ATGCCCACCGTCGTCGACGAACTCTCGGTCACCATTTCAGCCGACACCACCGCCTTCCGCGCTTCGCTGGATGATCTGTCCAAGCGCGCCAATTCCTTCTCTTTCGCGATCACCAGTGCCTTTTCGAGCGCCGTCATCGGCGGCAAGGATCTCGACGACGTCTTGAAGAACCTGGCGCTGCGGTTTTCGACGATCGCGCTCAACGCGGCGCTGAAGCCGCTCGAGAGCGGGATCGGCGGCGTGCTGTCGAGCGTGCTTTCGTCCTTCGGCGTCAGCGGCTTTGCCAAGGGTGGAATCGTGCCGTTCGCCTCCGGCGGCGTCGTGGCGAGCCCGACCTATTTTCCGCTGGGGCGAGGTCTCGGCCTGATGGGCGAGGCCGGTGCCGAAGCCGTGATGCCGCTGTCACGCGGGCCGGACGGCCGCCTCGGCGTCGCTGGTGGCGGGCAGGCCGGCGTCACGGTCAATGTCGCGATCCAGACCCAGGACGCGGCGAGCTTCAGGAAATCCGAGGCCCAGGTCGCGGCGACGCTCGCCCGCGCGGTCGGCCGGGGCCGGCGGGGGCTGTGA
- a CDS encoding rcc01693 family protein produces MSAEPFPWREAMAIGFGVLRLSSREFWALTPRELASAIEGLTGRTSAPMDRERLEELARRFPD; encoded by the coding sequence GTGAGCGCCGAGCCTTTTCCCTGGCGCGAGGCCATGGCGATCGGCTTCGGCGTCCTGCGCCTGTCCAGTCGCGAATTTTGGGCCTTGACGCCAAGGGAACTCGCCAGCGCGATCGAAGGGCTGACGGGAAGGACGAGCGCGCCGATGGACCGGGAACGGCTGGAGGAATTGGCGAGACGGTTTCCGGATTGA
- a CDS encoding DUF6950 family protein → MPISRDAIAVAALSWLGTPYRHQASLKGVGCDCLGLVRGVWRELYGEEPEAPPRYTADWAEAQGRETLAEAAGRHLTPVDPAEAQTGDVLLFRWRPGLPAKHAGILIAPDRFIHAHDGAAVAPADLVPWWRRRVAFAFAFPGVI, encoded by the coding sequence ATGCCCATCTCCCGCGACGCCATCGCCGTCGCCGCACTGTCGTGGCTCGGCACGCCGTACCGCCATCAGGCCTCGCTGAAGGGCGTCGGCTGCGATTGCCTTGGCCTCGTGCGTGGCGTCTGGCGCGAGCTTTATGGCGAGGAACCGGAGGCGCCGCCGCGCTATACGGCGGATTGGGCCGAGGCGCAGGGCCGCGAGACCTTGGCCGAGGCGGCCGGCCGCCATCTGACGCCTGTGGACCCGGCCGAGGCGCAAACCGGCGACGTCTTGCTGTTTCGCTGGCGTCCCGGCCTGCCGGCCAAGCATGCCGGCATCCTGATCGCGCCCGATCGCTTCATCCACGCCCATGACGGCGCCGCCGTCGCGCCGGCCGATTTAGTGCCCTGGTGGCGCCGCCGTGTCGCCTTCGCCTTTGCTTTTCCCGGAGTGATCTGA
- a CDS encoding head-tail connector protein: protein MTAALITGPALEPVSLADVKAHLRIDLDDDDALLTAAIVSARIHVEAATRRQLIRQNWRIYLSEWPKGRAIELPVAPLIAVNAITFYDIVGAPTLWPAENWRVEGAASPPRLVAKLRPAAALYDNGIEIDVTAGYGVSSVDVPAPLRQAILILVTHWYEHRGMVGHDFAGAIAPAGFEALIAPYKVRQL from the coding sequence ATGACCGCAGCACTCATCACCGGGCCGGCGCTGGAGCCGGTATCGCTCGCCGACGTCAAGGCGCATTTGAGGATCGATCTCGACGACGACGACGCCCTGCTCACCGCCGCGATCGTCTCCGCGCGCATCCATGTCGAGGCCGCGACGCGGCGCCAGCTCATCCGTCAGAACTGGCGCATCTATCTGTCGGAATGGCCAAAGGGCCGCGCCATCGAGCTGCCGGTCGCGCCGCTGATCGCGGTCAATGCCATCACCTTCTACGATATCGTCGGGGCGCCGACGCTGTGGCCGGCCGAGAACTGGCGCGTCGAGGGCGCCGCCAGCCCGCCGCGCCTGGTGGCGAAGCTGCGGCCCGCCGCCGCGCTCTATGACAATGGCATCGAGATCGACGTCACCGCCGGCTATGGCGTCTCGTCGGTCGACGTGCCGGCGCCGCTGCGGCAGGCGATCCTGATCCTCGTCACCCATTGGTACGAGCATCGCGGCATGGTCGGCCATGATTTCGCCGGCGCCATCGCCCCCGCCGGTTTCGAGGCGCTGATCGCGCCCTATAAGGTGCGCCAGCTGTGA
- a CDS encoding DUF3168 domain-containing protein, producing the protein MNPAALDLQAAIAAALLVDADLVALLGGPRIHDGAPRGTEFPFLTIGDGAQSDWSDGDTPGGQVRVTLHVWSRAAGKREAWTILGRLMSLLHEAELTLADHALVLLRAEFAEVRTDPDGLTEHGVLRLGALVEG; encoded by the coding sequence ATGAATCCCGCCGCCCTCGACCTGCAAGCCGCCATCGCCGCCGCTCTTCTCGTCGATGCCGATCTCGTCGCGCTGCTGGGCGGGCCGCGGATTCATGACGGCGCGCCGCGTGGAACGGAATTTCCGTTCCTGACCATCGGCGATGGGGCGCAGAGCGACTGGTCGGATGGCGATACGCCGGGCGGGCAGGTGCGCGTCACGCTGCATGTCTGGTCGCGCGCGGCGGGCAAACGCGAGGCCTGGACGATCCTCGGACGGCTGATGAGCCTGCTGCACGAGGCCGAACTGACGCTGGCCGATCATGCGCTGGTGCTACTGCGTGCCGAATTCGCCGAAGTCCGGACGGACCCGGACGGGCTGACGGAGCACGGCGTGTTGCGGCTCGGGGCACTGGTCGAGGGGTAG
- a CDS encoding DUF2460 domain-containing protein: protein MPLIPSFHEIRFPTGIAFRSSGGPERKTEVVTLGSGRETRNQRWADSRRRYDAGYGVRSLVDMNAVIEFFEERRGKLFGFRWRDRTDDGSVPPGSEPGPLDQAIGTGDGVKTVFQLAKTYGSVHAPYVRQIAKPVEGSVRVAVAGTEMAEGIAVAVDPASGLVTFLPGHIPPDGAAITAGFRFDVPVRFDLDQLAIDLSAFEAGAIPSIPLVEILP, encoded by the coding sequence ATGCCCCTGATCCCATCCTTCCACGAAATCCGCTTTCCGACCGGCATCGCCTTTCGCTCCTCGGGCGGGCCGGAGCGCAAGACCGAGGTGGTGACGCTCGGCTCGGGGCGCGAGACGCGCAACCAGCGCTGGGCGGATTCGCGACGGCGCTATGATGCCGGCTATGGCGTGCGCTCGCTGGTCGACATGAATGCGGTCATCGAGTTCTTCGAGGAGCGGCGCGGCAAGCTGTTCGGCTTCCGCTGGCGCGACCGCACCGACGACGGCTCCGTGCCGCCCGGCAGCGAGCCGGGTCCGCTCGACCAGGCGATCGGCACGGGCGACGGGGTCAAGACCGTGTTCCAGCTCGCCAAAACCTATGGTTCAGTCCATGCGCCCTATGTCCGGCAGATCGCCAAGCCCGTGGAGGGCAGCGTGCGCGTCGCCGTCGCCGGCACGGAAATGGCGGAGGGCATCGCCGTCGCCGTCGACCCGGCGAGCGGCCTCGTCACCTTTCTGCCCGGACATATTCCTCCTGACGGCGCAGCGATCACGGCCGGCTTCCGCTTCGACGTGCCGGTGCGCTTCGATCTCGACCAGCTCGCGATCGATCTTTCCGCCTTCGAGGCCGGTGCGATCCCGTCGATCCCGCTGGTGGAGATCCTGCCATGA
- a CDS encoding phage head closure protein, with translation MDFDPGGLTHRVAIERPVRTEDGAGGASIAFEPFATVWAAIEPLSANEDGASGRLATRVTHRVTIRWRADLTGAMRLRHRGRILRIASLRDADESRRFLVIEAEEERI, from the coding sequence ATGGATTTCGACCCCGGCGGTCTGACGCACCGCGTCGCCATCGAGCGCCCGGTGCGCACGGAGGACGGGGCCGGCGGCGCGTCGATCGCCTTCGAGCCGTTTGCCACGGTCTGGGCGGCGATCGAGCCGCTTTCCGCCAACGAGGACGGCGCATCCGGCCGCCTCGCCACGCGCGTCACTCACCGCGTGACGATCCGCTGGCGCGCCGATTTGACCGGCGCCATGCGCCTTCGCCATCGCGGCCGGATTCTCCGGATCGCGAGCCTGCGCGACGCCGACGAGAGCCGGCGCTTCCTCGTCATCGAGGCCGAGGAGGAACGGATATGA
- a CDS encoding gene transfer agent family protein: protein MANRRRGEIEAVLDGEARVLVLTLGALAELEAAFGAEDLSALATRFSQGRLSARDAARIIGAGLRGAGADISDDEVAAMRAEGGAAGFASIVAELLAVTFGGEP from the coding sequence ATGGCCAACCGCAGGCGAGGCGAGATCGAGGCGGTCCTCGACGGCGAGGCCCGCGTACTCGTCCTGACGCTGGGCGCGCTGGCCGAACTGGAGGCCGCCTTCGGCGCCGAGGATCTCTCGGCGCTGGCCACACGCTTTTCGCAAGGCCGCCTCTCGGCCCGCGACGCGGCGCGGATTATCGGTGCGGGCCTGCGCGGTGCCGGCGCGGATATTTCCGACGACGAGGTTGCCGCGATGCGGGCTGAAGGCGGCGCCGCCGGCTTCGCTTCTATCGTCGCCGAACTGCTGGCCGTCACCTTCGGCGGCGAACCGTGA
- a CDS encoding baseplate multidomain protein megatron → MATLVLQVAGAALGGVLGPLGATIGAAAGALAGYAVDQYLFGSTVEGARLSDLNVQRSEEGAAIPRVYGKARLSGQVIWATRFEEVKSEEGGKGGASVINYSYYANFAIGLCEGPIARIGRCWADGDEIDLSTIYHRVHIGGESQGTDSLIVAKQGTAGTPAYRGTAVVVFERLPITDYGNRLPQLAFEVFRPAGGLEDEIRSVVIIPAASEFAYDPNPVYRDGEIGSRETINRHIDGSLTDWQASLDELQSLCPNLDRAALAVSWFGSDLRADHCTVTPRVEAYGTATSPTEWSVSGLNRASAGLVSQIGGRPAYGGTPSDASVLRAIVDLKLRGLAVTYYPFLMMDVPAGNALTDPYGWGTQPAYPWRGRITSSWAPGMSGSPDKTTAVEAEIAAFMGTAARTDFAMSGVSVVYSGPAEWSYRRMVLHSAWLCVIAGGVDAFIIGSELRGLTTLRSAGNAYPFVAALKTLAADVRAILGTGCKITYAADWSEYFGHQPGDGSGDAFFHLDPLWSDSAIDAVGVDSYVPLSDWRDGADHLDAAIADSGRDIAYLRSNIAGGEGFDWYYGSDADRAAQIRSPITDGGYGKPWVYRYKDLKSWWSQPHYDRVGYVEQASPTSWVPEGKPIWFTEIGCPAIDKGANEPNVFPDPKVGGARLPHFSNGSRDALMQERALSALLSYWDPASPAFSAASNPVSAVYGGRMVDIGRTYVWSWDARPYPAFPFRTDVWSDGGNWQTGHWLNGRLGTLPAIRLVERILKDYGFADYEIGDLAGMVDGYVIGSVGSARQALQPLAEALGFTAAESADVIRFVRSSLPKLAISESTLAEGEGTPLVSLRRAQETELPAEFGLGFIDPLNDYRSRTVASRRLETASRRQASSSTSIVMDDGVATALADDRLQDLWEGRETVSLALDPRRLDIEPADVLRLERNGESVVFRVTRIEDGLARRVEGSSIAPPTASTPLADATATLPGWTGDPGPPDVVILDLPSEDADATGAAARIALFADPWNGPFGISVGSADAGYALRQSVAQRATLGTIAAAIPPGPIARFDEATEIEVRLRAGSLAALPDEAVLNGGNLAAIGTEASGFEVIQYRNAELVGANLWRLSGLLRGQGGTSDLADVGHAAGARFVRLDGATPRLELDSTEIGLVRSLRAGPLSLAYDPDKFAERGFSVAGIALRCLAPVHLQGARDSSGDVALRWIRQTRIGGDGWDQVEVPLGEATEAYRVELLEATTLRASLTSAAPSLTLTATALAAVLSTPSAPFTVRVAQLSATRGAGLSTEILIDG, encoded by the coding sequence ATGGCGACGCTGGTTCTTCAGGTGGCGGGCGCGGCGCTTGGTGGCGTCCTGGGCCCGCTCGGCGCGACGATTGGTGCGGCCGCCGGTGCGCTCGCCGGCTATGCGGTCGATCAATATCTGTTCGGCTCGACGGTCGAGGGCGCTCGGCTTTCGGATCTGAACGTCCAGCGTTCGGAGGAGGGCGCGGCGATCCCGCGCGTCTATGGCAAGGCGCGGCTCTCGGGCCAGGTGATCTGGGCGACGCGCTTCGAGGAGGTGAAGAGCGAGGAGGGCGGCAAGGGCGGCGCCTCCGTCATCAACTATTCCTACTATGCCAATTTCGCGATCGGCCTTTGCGAGGGACCGATCGCCCGCATCGGCCGCTGCTGGGCCGATGGCGACGAGATCGATCTCTCGACGATCTATCACCGCGTCCATATCGGCGGTGAGAGCCAGGGCACCGACAGCCTGATCGTCGCCAAGCAGGGAACGGCCGGCACGCCGGCCTATCGCGGCACGGCCGTGGTCGTGTTCGAGCGGCTACCGATCACCGATTATGGCAACCGCCTGCCGCAGCTCGCCTTCGAAGTCTTCCGCCCCGCAGGCGGGCTGGAGGACGAGATCCGCTCGGTGGTGATCATCCCGGCCGCTTCCGAATTCGCCTATGACCCGAACCCGGTCTATCGCGACGGCGAAATCGGCAGCCGCGAGACGATCAATCGCCACATCGACGGCTCGTTGACCGATTGGCAGGCCTCGCTCGACGAGCTTCAGTCGCTCTGCCCGAACCTCGATCGTGCTGCGCTCGCCGTGAGCTGGTTCGGCAGCGATCTGCGCGCCGATCATTGCACGGTGACGCCGCGCGTCGAAGCCTATGGAACCGCGACAAGCCCGACCGAATGGAGCGTCTCGGGGCTGAATCGGGCCAGCGCCGGGCTCGTCAGCCAGATTGGTGGCCGGCCCGCTTATGGCGGCACGCCGTCCGATGCCAGCGTGCTGCGCGCCATCGTCGATCTGAAGCTTCGGGGCCTCGCCGTCACCTATTACCCATTCCTGATGATGGATGTGCCGGCCGGCAATGCCCTCACCGATCCCTATGGCTGGGGCACGCAGCCGGCCTATCCCTGGCGCGGCCGCATCACGTCGTCCTGGGCGCCGGGGATGAGCGGTTCGCCCGACAAGACGACTGCCGTGGAGGCCGAGATCGCCGCGTTCATGGGTACGGCGGCGCGGACGGATTTCGCCATGTCCGGCGTCAGCGTCGTCTATTCCGGCCCGGCCGAATGGTCCTACCGGCGCATGGTGCTGCATTCGGCCTGGCTTTGCGTGATTGCCGGCGGCGTCGATGCCTTCATCATCGGCTCGGAACTGCGCGGGCTGACGACGCTCCGCTCCGCCGGCAACGCCTACCCCTTCGTCGCCGCCTTGAAGACGCTCGCCGCCGATGTCCGCGCCATCCTCGGGACCGGATGTAAGATCACCTATGCCGCCGACTGGAGCGAATATTTCGGCCACCAGCCGGGCGATGGGTCCGGCGATGCCTTCTTCCATCTCGATCCGCTCTGGAGCGACAGCGCCATCGATGCGGTCGGCGTCGACTCCTATGTTCCGCTCTCCGATTGGCGCGACGGCGCCGATCATCTGGATGCGGCCATCGCCGATAGCGGCCGCGATATCGCCTATCTGCGCTCCAACATCGCCGGCGGCGAGGGCTTCGACTGGTACTATGGCTCGGACGCCGATCGCGCCGCGCAGATCCGCTCGCCGATCACCGATGGCGGCTATGGCAAGCCCTGGGTCTATCGCTATAAGGATCTGAAGTCCTGGTGGAGCCAGCCGCACTATGACCGCGTCGGCTATGTCGAGCAGGCGAGCCCGACATCCTGGGTGCCGGAGGGCAAGCCGATCTGGTTCACGGAGATCGGCTGCCCGGCGATCGACAAAGGCGCCAACGAACCCAACGTCTTCCCCGATCCGAAAGTCGGCGGTGCGCGCCTGCCGCATTTTTCTAATGGCTCGCGCGATGCGCTGATGCAGGAGCGGGCGCTGTCGGCACTGCTATCCTATTGGGATCCCGCCTCGCCAGCGTTCTCGGCGGCCTCCAATCCGGTTTCCGCCGTCTATGGCGGGCGGATGGTCGATATCGGCCGCACCTATGTCTGGTCCTGGGATGCGCGACCCTATCCGGCCTTTCCGTTTCGCACTGATGTCTGGTCGGACGGCGGCAACTGGCAGACGGGCCACTGGCTGAACGGCCGGCTTGGCACGCTGCCGGCAATCCGCCTCGTCGAGCGCATCCTTAAGGACTACGGCTTTGCCGACTATGAGATCGGCGATCTCGCCGGCATGGTCGACGGCTATGTCATTGGCAGCGTCGGTTCGGCGCGGCAGGCGCTCCAGCCGCTCGCCGAGGCGCTCGGCTTTACCGCCGCCGAATCGGCCGATGTCATCCGCTTCGTGCGCTCCAGCCTGCCGAAGCTGGCGATTTCCGAAAGCACGCTGGCCGAGGGGGAGGGGACGCCGCTGGTCAGCCTCCGCCGCGCGCAGGAGACCGAGCTGCCGGCCGAGTTCGGCCTGGGCTTCATCGATCCGCTCAACGATTATCGCTCACGCACCGTTGCCTCGCGGCGGCTGGAGACGGCAAGCCGGCGCCAGGCGTCTTCGTCCACTTCCATCGTCATGGATGACGGCGTCGCCACGGCGCTCGCCGATGACCGGTTGCAGGATCTCTGGGAGGGGCGCGAGACGGTGTCGCTGGCTCTCGATCCCCGTCGGCTGGATATCGAGCCGGCCGATGTGCTGAGGCTGGAGCGGAACGGCGAGAGCGTCGTCTTCCGGGTTACCCGCATCGAGGACGGGCTGGCGCGGCGCGTCGAAGGATCGTCGATCGCCCCGCCAACGGCCTCGACGCCACTTGCCGACGCGACGGCGACGCTGCCGGGCTGGACCGGCGATCCGGGACCACCGGACGTCGTCATCCTCGATCTGCCATCCGAGGATGCGGATGCAACCGGCGCCGCCGCGCGGATCGCGCTCTTCGCCGACCCGTGGAACGGCCCGTTCGGCATTTCGGTCGGCTCGGCCGATGCCGGCTATGCGCTTCGCCAGTCGGTCGCGCAACGCGCCACGCTCGGCACGATCGCCGCCGCGATCCCACCGGGGCCGATCGCGCGCTTCGACGAAGCGACGGAGATCGAGGTGCGGCTTCGCGCCGGCTCGCTCGCCGCGCTGCCGGACGAAGCCGTGCTGAATGGCGGCAATCTCGCGGCGATCGGCACCGAAGCTTCGGGTTTCGAGGTTATCCAGTATCGTAACGCCGAGCTGGTCGGCGCCAATCTCTGGCGTCTGTCGGGATTGCTGCGCGGCCAGGGCGGCACGAGCGATCTCGCCGACGTGGGCCACGCGGCCGGAGCGCGTTTCGTCCGGCTCGATGGCGCGACCCCTCGGCTCGAACTGGACAGCACCGAGATCGGCCTCGTCCGCTCGCTCCGCGCCGGCCCGCTCAGCCTCGCCTATGACCCGGACAAGTTCGCGGAGCGCGGCTTCTCTGTGGCGGGAATAGCGCTGCGCTGCCTCGCGCCCGTTCATCTTCAGGGGGCGAGAGATTCGTCCGGCGATGTCGCTCTGCGCTGGATCCGCCAGACCCGGATCGGCGGCGATGGCTGGGACCAGGTCGAGGTGCCGCTCGGCGAGGCGACCGAGGCCTACCGGGTCGAGCTGCTGGAGGCAACGACGCTTCGCGCCAGCCTGACCAGTGCCGCGCCATCGCTGACGCTGACCGCCACGGCGCTGGCCGCCGTGCTTTCCACCCCCTCGGCACCCTTCACCGTCCGCGTCGCGCAGTTGAGCGCGACACGCGGCGCTGGCCTTTCCACGGAGATCCTGATCGATGGCTGA
- a CDS encoding DUF2163 domain-containing protein, translating to MRTLPTDLAAHLTGEATTMCRCWKLTRKDGAVLGFTDHDRDLAFDGVTFEAASGLSASEANAGTGFSTGGMEVAGALSSDRIAEADLAAGLYDHARIETFAVNWQAPAERLLLRTGHVGEVLREDGAFRVEIRGLAAALDQPQGRSFRAACDAELGDVRCKVDLTAGALRGFATVVASEDGKYLTLSGLDAFAVGWFERGRAMFTSGANTGRAGVVRSHRIVDSALRVELWTAMSGLVAAGDTLTVTAGCDKRFSTCRAKFANTLNFRGFPHMPGNDFSLGYARSGSQNDGGAIVM from the coding sequence ATGAGGACGCTGCCGACCGATCTCGCGGCGCATCTGACCGGCGAAGCCACAACCATGTGCCGCTGCTGGAAGCTGACGCGCAAGGACGGCGCGGTGCTCGGTTTCACCGACCATGACCGCGACCTCGCCTTTGACGGCGTCACCTTCGAGGCGGCGAGCGGGCTTTCCGCCAGCGAGGCCAATGCCGGGACCGGCTTTTCGACGGGCGGCATGGAGGTCGCCGGCGCGCTCTCGTCGGATCGCATTGCCGAGGCCGATCTCGCCGCCGGGCTCTATGACCATGCGAGGATCGAGACTTTCGCCGTCAATTGGCAGGCGCCAGCCGAACGGCTGCTGCTGCGGACCGGCCATGTCGGCGAGGTGCTGCGAGAGGACGGCGCCTTTCGCGTCGAGATCCGCGGCCTCGCTGCCGCGCTCGACCAGCCGCAAGGGCGATCGTTCCGCGCCGCCTGCGACGCCGAGCTCGGCGATGTGCGCTGCAAGGTCGATCTCACGGCGGGCGCCTTGCGCGGCTTTGCGACGGTGGTCGCGAGCGAGGACGGCAAATATCTGACGCTCTCCGGCCTCGATGCCTTCGCGGTCGGCTGGTTCGAACGCGGCCGGGCGATGTTCACCTCCGGCGCCAATACTGGCCGCGCCGGTGTCGTGCGCTCGCACCGGATCGTCGATAGCGCGCTGCGGGTTGAACTCTGGACAGCGATGAGCGGGCTGGTCGCGGCGGGCGACACGCTGACCGTCACGGCCGGCTGCGACAAGCGCTTTTCGACCTGCCGCGCCAAATTCGCCAACACGCTGAACTTCCGCGGCTTTCCGCACATGCCGGGCAATGATTTCAGCCTGGGCTATGCGAGGAGCGGCAGCCAGAACGATGGCGGCGCGATCGTGATGTGA
- a CDS encoding DUF2793 domain-containing protein, which yields MADPLETSSLKLPYIAAAQAQKHVTHNEALKRLDGIVQLAVEASGATAPPGSPAEGDRYLLGTTPTGAWSGQGGNLAVYADGAWWFAVPATGWLAFDRNADQLLVLKSGGWSPV from the coding sequence ATGGCTGATCCGCTTGAGACGTCTTCGCTGAAGCTGCCCTATATCGCGGCGGCCCAGGCGCAGAAGCATGTCACCCATAACGAGGCGCTGAAACGCCTTGACGGCATCGTCCAGCTCGCGGTCGAGGCGAGCGGCGCGACCGCACCGCCCGGCTCGCCGGCGGAAGGCGATCGCTACCTCCTCGGCACGACGCCGACGGGCGCATGGTCCGGGCAGGGCGGCAATCTCGCCGTCTATGCCGACGGGGCATGGTGGTTTGCGGTGCCGGCGACCGGCTGGCTCGCCTTCGATCGCAATGCGGATCAATTGCTGGTGTTGAAGAGCGGTGGCTGGAGCCCCGTCTAA
- a CDS encoding GNAT family N-acetyltransferase: MSGSEFLVRPAEAADLHFVIATERLPGYEHLVGRSTPAQHEAYLADDRHAYFIAEAAGSPAGFVIVRDWNSWDGVSLMKRVAVAEPGRGIGRAMLSAVVDRVFLQTEAWRLEIGLFPANERARRCYEASGFVPEGIARGRVFFEGEHRDEMVMAMLRPEWEARRG, from the coding sequence GTGTCCGGTTCGGAATTTCTGGTGCGGCCCGCTGAGGCGGCCGATCTGCATTTCGTCATCGCGACCGAGCGATTGCCCGGCTATGAGCACCTCGTCGGCCGCTCGACGCCGGCGCAGCACGAGGCGTACCTGGCCGATGACCGCCACGCCTATTTCATCGCCGAGGCGGCGGGCTCCCCCGCCGGTTTCGTCATCGTGCGCGACTGGAATTCATGGGACGGCGTCAGCCTGATGAAGCGGGTAGCGGTGGCCGAGCCCGGTCGCGGCATCGGCCGTGCCATGCTCTCGGCCGTCGTCGATCGGGTCTTTCTCCAGACCGAAGCCTGGCGCCTGGAGATCGGCCTGTTTCCGGCCAACGAGCGCGCCCGCCGCTGTTATGAAGCGTCCGGCTTCGTTCCCGAGGGCATTGCGCGCGGCCGCGTGTTCTTCGAGGGCGAGCATCGCGACGAGATGGTGATGGCGATGCTACGGCCGGAATGGGAGGCGCGGCGGGGATAG